Proteins from a single region of Belliella baltica DSM 15883:
- a CDS encoding YciI family protein, which translates to MKKLISILSISILMIGFSVNSFAQKAEYDSALASKLGADDYGMKRYVMAFLLAGDRVQEYAPEERAEIQKGHMANITKLANEGKLVVAGPFINGGEKRGVFIFDVATKEEAEALTNTDPAVKAGVLKMELVEWYGSAALMMLTEIYPKLQKKDF; encoded by the coding sequence ATGAAAAAGCTGATTTCTATTTTATCAATTTCAATCCTAATGATAGGGTTTTCAGTTAATTCATTTGCTCAGAAGGCAGAGTATGATTCGGCTTTAGCTTCTAAACTTGGTGCAGATGATTATGGAATGAAGCGCTATGTAATGGCCTTTTTACTAGCGGGGGATCGTGTTCAAGAATACGCTCCTGAAGAACGAGCAGAAATTCAAAAAGGTCACATGGCCAATATCACCAAATTGGCTAATGAAGGTAAATTGGTAGTCGCTGGCCCATTTATCAATGGAGGAGAAAAGAGAGGTGTCTTTATATTTGATGTTGCAACAAAGGAAGAGGCTGAAGCTTTGACCAATACCGACCCTGCTGTAAAAGCAGGTGTCTTGAAAATGGAATTGGTCGAATGGTATGGTAGTGCAGCATTAATGATGCTGACAGAAATTTATCCAAAGCTTCAAAAGAAGGATTTTTAA
- a CDS encoding TIGR00341 family protein, translating into MNQNQEQKPIGLRDKILHVLLFFRDRFDLHEGKEDELETIDYVKKNIEFRGANLWILIFAIFVASVGLNVNSTAVIIGAMLISPLMGPIMGIGMAAGINDFELLKRSLKNLGIAVLISILTSTIYFSFTPLIDAQSELLARTEPSIWDVLIALFGGLAGIVAGSRKEKSNAIPGVAIATALMPPLCTAGYGLATGNLYYFFGAFYLFFINSVFISLSTYLIVRFMKFPKKEFLDRDREKTVKRYITIFTLLTVVPSIYLAYNIVTRTFWEKNAKQFITMEMDFPRAQIIASTYLYDADSSSIEISMVGQRIDDEEIARLQNKLKAYSLTKTYLKIKQSGDGTPDLNLLRSDVLKDLYERNELLIQNKDQKISFLENELSQYTESSKQVLDLANEAKINHSSLVSFSLNRAIIADVLENKQDTILMAYAKFRQRPSAQERKRFEDWLKIRTKADTVSLIIQ; encoded by the coding sequence ATGAATCAAAACCAAGAGCAAAAACCAATAGGATTGAGAGATAAGATCCTTCATGTTTTACTTTTTTTTAGAGATAGATTTGATCTTCACGAGGGCAAAGAAGACGAGCTTGAGACCATAGATTATGTCAAAAAGAATATAGAATTTAGAGGTGCTAATCTTTGGATTTTGATCTTTGCCATCTTCGTAGCATCTGTAGGATTGAATGTAAATTCTACAGCAGTCATCATAGGTGCCATGTTAATTTCGCCCTTGATGGGTCCGATTATGGGGATAGGAATGGCTGCAGGAATTAATGATTTTGAGTTGCTCAAAAGATCTCTGAAAAATCTAGGAATTGCAGTTTTGATCAGTATTCTTACAAGTACAATTTACTTCTCATTCACTCCGCTGATCGATGCCCAATCAGAACTTTTGGCCAGAACAGAACCTAGTATTTGGGATGTACTCATAGCACTATTTGGAGGGTTAGCGGGTATCGTCGCAGGCTCGAGAAAAGAGAAAAGCAATGCCATTCCTGGGGTGGCTATTGCGACCGCTTTGATGCCTCCACTTTGTACCGCGGGCTATGGCCTGGCAACGGGGAATCTCTATTATTTCTTTGGAGCATTTTACCTCTTTTTTATCAATTCAGTATTTATCAGTTTGTCCACTTACCTGATCGTTCGCTTTATGAAATTCCCTAAGAAAGAATTTCTCGACCGAGATCGTGAAAAAACTGTAAAAAGATACATCACTATATTCACTTTATTGACAGTGGTGCCAAGCATCTACTTGGCATATAATATCGTGACAAGAACATTTTGGGAGAAAAATGCCAAGCAGTTTATCACCATGGAAATGGATTTCCCCAGAGCGCAAATCATTGCTAGTACTTATTTGTATGATGCAGATAGCAGCAGCATAGAAATCTCTATGGTAGGTCAGCGGATTGATGATGAAGAGATAGCTAGACTTCAAAACAAACTCAAGGCATATAGTCTTACTAAAACTTATTTGAAGATTAAGCAAAGTGGAGATGGTACACCTGACCTCAATTTGTTGCGTTCAGATGTACTCAAGGATCTTTATGAAAGAAATGAATTGCTAATCCAAAATAAAGATCAAAAGATTTCCTTTTTGGAAAATGAGCTTTCACAATATACAGAGTCAAGCAAACAGGTTTTAGATTTAGCAAATGAGGCGAAAATCAACCATTCGAGCTTGGTGAGTTTTTCTTTGAATAGGGCTATTATTGCTGATGTTTTGGAAAATAAACAGGATACTATATTGATGGCTTATGCCAAATTCCGTCAACGCCCTAGCGCTCAAGAAAGAAAAAGATTTGAAGATTGGCTAAAAATCAGGACAAAAGCAGATACGGTTTCTTTGATTATTCAGTAG
- a CDS encoding response regulator, giving the protein MENISKIIFVDDDKIQHMINKKNMIRIKPELELIFFSDPFLALDWLETNSADLLLLDINMPEMSGWEFLERLASKKININVNMLSSSMDPDDYAKSKEFESVSGFLIKPLQIDVIEQLLNQ; this is encoded by the coding sequence ATGGAAAACATAAGTAAAATTATTTTTGTGGATGACGATAAAATCCAGCACATGATCAACAAGAAAAATATGATCAGGATAAAACCTGAATTGGAACTAATTTTCTTTTCAGATCCTTTTCTGGCATTAGATTGGCTCGAAACAAATTCTGCAGACCTTCTTCTATTAGATATCAACATGCCCGAGATGAGTGGCTGGGAATTCCTAGAAAGACTCGCATCTAAGAAAATAAATATAAATGTGAACATGCTTAGTTCATCTATGGATCCAGATGATTATGCTAAAAGTAAAGAGTTTGAATCAGTGTCAGGATTTCTTATCAAACCATTGCAAATTGATGTTATAGAACAGTTGCTCAATCAATAA
- a CDS encoding MlaE family ABC transporter permease — protein MSEITEKNSPIISKKIDKFFVGLADAFNFVKRFFQEVWFPPYEFREILRQCYEIGYRSLPLISLTGFIVGIVFTNQSRPSLSEFGAASWLPALISIAIIRAMGPLVTALIAAGKVGSSIGAEIGSMKVTEQIDAMEVSAINPFKYLVVTRTIATTLMIPILVLYVDFVALMGSFINVNQNELVSLSTFFVQVFEAISFLDVFSSLIKSLVFGFTIGIVGCYKGYNSSNGTEGVGKAANASVVMSMFLIFIEELLALQIVNAIRYA, from the coding sequence ATGTCAGAAATTACTGAAAAAAACAGTCCCATAATCTCAAAAAAAATAGACAAGTTTTTCGTTGGTTTAGCAGATGCGTTCAACTTTGTAAAGCGGTTTTTCCAAGAGGTTTGGTTTCCCCCTTATGAGTTTAGAGAGATCCTTCGTCAATGCTATGAAATTGGTTACAGATCACTACCGCTGATTTCCTTGACAGGTTTCATTGTCGGGATAGTTTTTACAAATCAATCGCGGCCTTCCTTATCAGAATTTGGAGCTGCTTCATGGCTTCCGGCTTTGATTTCGATTGCTATCATTCGTGCTATGGGACCATTAGTTACTGCCTTGATCGCAGCAGGTAAAGTAGGCTCTAGCATCGGTGCAGAAATCGGTTCTATGAAAGTTACCGAACAGATTGATGCAATGGAAGTATCTGCCATCAATCCATTCAAATATCTTGTAGTCACTAGGACTATCGCAACCACACTAATGATTCCTATCCTCGTGCTTTATGTAGATTTTGTTGCCTTGATGGGTTCATTTATCAATGTCAATCAAAATGAACTTGTCAGTTTGTCAACTTTCTTTGTTCAGGTATTTGAAGCAATTTCTTTTTTGGATGTTTTTTCTTCTCTGATTAAGTCTCTTGTCTTTGGTTTCACCATCGGAATCGTGGGTTGCTACAAAGGTTATAATTCTTCAAATGGAACAGAAGGTGTAGGTAAAGCTGCCAACGCCTCTGTGGTGATGTCCATGTTTTTGATCTTTATAGAAGAACTTCTCGCACTTCAAATTGTAAACGCCATCAGATATGCATAG
- a CDS encoding ABC transporter ATP-binding protein → MHSDYTEKVVEIRGLKKSFEDNHVLKGVDLDLFKSENLVVLGKSGSGKSVLIKLMVGLLRQDEGNIRILGKDTANLSLKELNKLRLKIGFAFQASALYDSMTVRENLEFPLTRNIKGLTRKEINLKVEGLLDSVGLPNTINQMPAELSGGQKKRIGVARTLILEPEIMLYDEPTAGLDPTTCIDINNLINQVREEYNTSSIVITHDLTCAKVTGDRMAVLIDGQFEAVGTFDEVFTNASDPKIKSFYDYNFIK, encoded by the coding sequence ATGCATAGTGATTACACAGAGAAAGTCGTCGAAATAAGAGGTCTTAAAAAGTCTTTTGAAGATAATCATGTTCTCAAAGGTGTAGATCTTGATCTTTTCAAAAGTGAAAACCTCGTTGTTTTAGGGAAATCAGGGAGTGGGAAATCGGTCTTGATTAAATTGATGGTAGGATTGCTAAGACAGGATGAAGGAAACATCAGGATTTTGGGCAAGGACACAGCCAACTTGAGCTTAAAAGAATTAAACAAACTGAGATTAAAAATAGGTTTCGCTTTTCAGGCTTCAGCCTTATATGATAGTATGACGGTAAGGGAAAACTTAGAATTTCCACTTACTAGAAATATAAAAGGACTTACCAGAAAAGAAATTAACCTCAAAGTCGAAGGATTACTAGATTCTGTAGGGCTTCCAAATACAATCAACCAAATGCCAGCAGAATTATCTGGTGGGCAAAAAAAGAGAATTGGTGTAGCCAGAACATTGATCCTTGAGCCAGAAATCATGCTCTATGATGAGCCAACTGCCGGATTGGATCCAACCACATGTATCGACATCAATAATCTCATCAATCAAGTAAGAGAAGAATACAATACTTCTTCTATTGTAATTACCCATGACTTGACTTGCGCTAAAGTCACTGGAGATCGAATGGCCGTTCTTATAGATGGACAGTTCGAAGCGGTAGGAACATTCGATGAAGTCTTTACCAATGCCTCCGATCCAAAAATTAAATCATTCTACGACTATAATTTCATCAAATAA
- a CDS encoding MlaD family protein produces MRNDNKKTVLVGVFVLIGIAILVTGILTLGGQQKRFVKTTSLKAVFDDVAGLQTGNNVWFSGVKIGTVRKINFYGDSQVEIEMNVEDKSKEYIRKDSKATISSDGLIGNKIIVIYGGTTQVPMVEDGDRLISEMPLDTDKMMETLQENNKNLVSITNDLKILTGKIAEGEGVIGAVLTDSTLAENFRNILLNLESTSVKSNRMVAELGEFSANLNKEGTLFNDLATDTELYNKLQSSVTDLQATADNAKKMTDNLNMVTNKLNSTDNAIGTMLNDPEFNKTLKSTFVNLDSSTMNLNRGLEALEYTWPFRKGFKRMNKAEDN; encoded by the coding sequence ATGAGAAACGATAATAAAAAAACAGTTCTGGTTGGTGTATTCGTCTTAATTGGAATTGCCATCTTAGTTACAGGTATCTTGACCTTGGGAGGGCAGCAAAAAAGGTTTGTAAAAACCACAAGCCTGAAAGCTGTATTTGACGATGTTGCTGGTCTACAAACAGGCAACAATGTTTGGTTTTCAGGTGTGAAAATTGGTACAGTTAGAAAAATCAATTTCTATGGAGATTCTCAAGTAGAAATCGAAATGAATGTGGAAGACAAATCCAAAGAGTACATTCGTAAGGATTCCAAAGCCACAATCAGTTCTGATGGATTGATTGGGAATAAAATCATTGTAATCTATGGGGGAACCACACAAGTACCAATGGTAGAAGATGGTGATCGGTTGATTTCTGAAATGCCATTGGATACAGACAAAATGATGGAAACTCTTCAGGAAAACAATAAAAATTTGGTTTCTATCACGAATGATTTGAAAATTCTGACTGGAAAAATAGCTGAAGGAGAAGGTGTTATTGGTGCAGTTTTGACTGATAGTACTTTAGCTGAAAACTTTAGAAACATTCTCCTAAATCTGGAAAGTACTTCTGTAAAGAGCAACAGAATGGTGGCTGAATTAGGTGAATTTTCCGCTAATCTGAATAAGGAAGGGACTTTGTTCAACGACCTTGCTACGGATACTGAACTTTATAATAAGCTTCAATCTTCTGTAACAGACCTTCAAGCTACTGCAGATAATGCCAAGAAAATGACGGATAATTTGAATATGGTTACCAATAAATTAAATAGCACTGACAACGCTATTGGAACGATGCTCAATGACCCGGAATTCAATAAGACATTGAAAAGTACTTTTGTAAACTTGGATAGCTCAACTATGAATTTGAATAGAGGTCTAGAAGCCTTGGAATACACTTGGCCTTTTAGAAAGGGTTTCAAAAGAATGAACAAAGCAGAAGACAATTGA
- a CDS encoding endonuclease/exonuclease/phosphatase family protein: MSIILTSLSLLLLISALLPLIRHDNWIFRIFEYPRVQKLILVIFFLILWVVKANGSFDFNSSFFILTLLCLTIYLMICIFPFTKFSPKMIVDCKNKSAKSIHLFVLNVYQYNSAYQKTIDLIQKEDPDVFFLVETDAAWAQAISVFKSEYPYQIEVPKDNTYGLLFYSKYEILGESVHYLIDEEVPSIELDLKIDETSMIQIFGIHPTPPVPSENPKSTDRDAEILLVGKQAKKHHGPCIVIGDLNDVGWSYTSELFLKTSGLLDLRRGRGMFNTFHAKHFFMRWPLDHIFVSKHFTLKSIDRLPTVGSDHFPISTKLCIQPINGNESKENSTAAQQE, translated from the coding sequence ATGAGCATTATTTTAACATCTCTTTCTCTACTCCTTTTGATTTCAGCTCTTTTACCTTTGATTAGGCATGACAATTGGATTTTTAGGATTTTCGAATATCCCAGAGTTCAAAAATTGATTTTAGTGATCTTCTTTCTCATTCTATGGGTAGTTAAGGCAAATGGAAGTTTCGATTTTAATTCATCGTTTTTTATCCTCACCTTACTTTGCTTGACCATCTATTTGATGATCTGTATTTTTCCATTTACCAAGTTTTCACCTAAAATGATTGTAGATTGTAAAAATAAGTCCGCTAAATCGATTCATCTTTTTGTCTTGAATGTCTATCAATATAATAGCGCTTATCAGAAGACCATCGACCTCATTCAAAAAGAAGATCCTGACGTATTTTTTCTTGTTGAAACTGATGCTGCTTGGGCACAAGCCATATCAGTTTTCAAAAGTGAATACCCTTACCAAATCGAAGTTCCAAAGGACAATACTTACGGACTCCTTTTTTATTCTAAATATGAAATCCTTGGAGAATCCGTTCATTATCTCATAGATGAAGAAGTCCCTTCCATAGAACTTGACTTGAAAATCGATGAAACCTCTATGATTCAAATATTTGGAATACATCCTACTCCACCTGTTCCTTCTGAAAACCCAAAAAGTACGGATAGAGATGCAGAAATATTACTTGTTGGGAAGCAAGCAAAAAAGCATCATGGCCCCTGTATAGTCATTGGTGATTTGAATGATGTGGGCTGGTCTTATACCAGTGAGCTCTTTCTAAAAACAAGTGGTCTTTTGGATTTAAGAAGAGGAAGAGGGATGTTTAATACTTTTCATGCCAAGCATTTTTTTATGAGATGGCCTTTGGACCATATTTTTGTTAGCAAACATTTTACTTTGAAATCTATTGATCGCTTGCCTACTGTAGGTTCAGATCATTTCCCTATCAGCACCAAGCTTTGTATACAACCAATCAATGGTAATGAGTCGAAAGAAAACTCTACAGCAGCACAACAGGAGTAG
- the acnA gene encoding aconitate hydratase AcnA — protein sequence MSLDPFNSKKTIKSDKGEFNYWSLKSMQDSGYSIETLPFSIRILLENALRNFDDFAITKEHIETLANWSPDPSDKDIPFKPARVLMQDFTGVPAVVDIASLRAEAVRKGKDPNKINPLIPVDLVIDHSVQVDYFGTNYSYQKNVDVEYERNGERYQFLKWAQKAFDNFSVVPPGMGICHQVNLEYLAQGVIARDGNVFPDTLVGTDSHTPMVNGIGVVAWGVGGIEAEAAILGQPIYFIMPEVVGLKLTGKLPLGTTATDMVLTITQLLRQHGVVGKFVEVFGPGLDHLTVPDRATISNMSPEFGCTVTYFPIDDRTLDYMAKTNREKEQIKLVEDYSKSNMLWRAGEDKIKYSSVVELDLSTVEPTVSGPKRPQDKILVREFKQKFGELLKEVHGREYIPIDKREEGRWYGEGGSQPSEKKESDLATATVEYETKVKNGLKSVVVKLNNEKFALYDGSIVIAAITSCTNTSNPSVMIGAGLVARKARERGLDVKPWVKTSLAPGSKVVTDYLETAGLLDDLEALRFHVVGYGCTSCIGNSGPLPRHIAKAVEENDLVVSSVLSGNRNFEARVHPQVKMNYLMSPMLVVAYALAGRVDVDLNSEPLGYDPNLEPVYLKDIWPSNDEIFEVMSKVLSPADFEKSYGEIFEGNEQWKNLQAPQDEVYQWSSESTYIKEAPFFKGLSDSVEEPKDIIGANVLLKLGHSITTDHISPAGAFAENSPAGQYLINRGVEKKDFNSYGSRRGNDEVMVRGTFANVRIKNQLSQKEGGFTTFIPSGEEMSVYDASQKYQKNNTPLIVLAGKEYGSGSSRDWAAKGTTLLGIKAVLAESYERIHRSNLVGMGVLPLQYADKETADSLGLTGKESFTIKGISDGLSPLKKLQVDARREDGFSTSFEVVCRLDSAIEIEYYKNGGILHYVLREFLSK from the coding sequence ATGTCACTTGATCCTTTTAATTCTAAAAAAACAATCAAATCAGACAAGGGAGAGTTCAATTATTGGAGCTTAAAATCCATGCAAGACTCAGGCTACAGTATTGAAACGCTTCCATTTTCTATTAGAATTTTATTAGAAAATGCCCTGAGGAATTTTGATGACTTTGCAATTACCAAAGAACACATCGAAACCTTAGCCAATTGGTCGCCAGACCCTTCCGATAAAGATATTCCTTTTAAGCCTGCAAGGGTTTTGATGCAGGATTTTACTGGTGTACCCGCTGTAGTAGATATCGCTTCTCTTCGTGCAGAAGCTGTCAGAAAAGGAAAAGATCCCAATAAAATCAATCCATTGATTCCTGTAGATCTTGTCATTGATCATTCCGTTCAAGTTGATTATTTTGGAACTAACTATTCTTATCAAAAAAATGTAGATGTTGAGTATGAAAGAAATGGTGAGCGTTATCAATTTTTAAAATGGGCACAAAAAGCCTTCGATAACTTTTCAGTTGTCCCTCCAGGTATGGGGATTTGTCATCAAGTTAATTTAGAATATCTTGCTCAAGGAGTCATAGCAAGAGATGGGAATGTTTTTCCAGATACGCTAGTTGGTACAGATTCCCACACGCCTATGGTCAACGGTATCGGCGTAGTGGCTTGGGGAGTTGGTGGAATCGAAGCAGAAGCGGCGATTCTTGGCCAGCCAATTTACTTCATTATGCCAGAAGTGGTTGGTTTGAAACTCACCGGAAAATTACCCCTAGGAACTACGGCTACAGATATGGTTTTGACCATTACACAATTATTAAGACAACATGGTGTTGTAGGTAAATTTGTTGAGGTTTTTGGGCCTGGTTTAGATCACCTGACTGTTCCTGATAGAGCCACAATCTCCAATATGTCTCCTGAATTTGGCTGTACGGTCACCTATTTCCCTATAGATGATAGGACGCTAGACTACATGGCAAAGACTAACCGTGAAAAAGAGCAAATCAAATTGGTGGAAGACTATTCAAAGTCTAATATGCTTTGGAGAGCAGGAGAAGATAAAATCAAATATAGCTCAGTAGTTGAATTGGATTTAAGTACCGTCGAACCAACGGTTTCTGGACCAAAAAGACCTCAAGATAAGATCCTTGTGAGAGAGTTTAAGCAGAAATTTGGAGAACTTCTTAAAGAAGTTCATGGCAGAGAATATATTCCTATTGATAAAAGAGAAGAGGGAAGATGGTATGGTGAAGGAGGAAGTCAGCCTTCGGAGAAAAAAGAAAGTGATCTCGCCACTGCTACTGTAGAATATGAAACCAAAGTAAAAAATGGCCTCAAGTCAGTGGTTGTTAAACTGAACAATGAGAAATTTGCTCTTTACGATGGTTCCATAGTTATTGCGGCCATTACCTCTTGTACCAACACTTCCAACCCTTCAGTAATGATTGGAGCTGGTCTTGTAGCGCGAAAAGCAAGAGAAAGGGGTTTGGATGTCAAGCCTTGGGTGAAAACTTCACTCGCTCCAGGCTCTAAGGTGGTGACAGACTATTTGGAAACTGCAGGACTCTTGGATGATTTAGAGGCCTTGAGATTTCATGTAGTGGGATATGGTTGTACTTCTTGTATTGGAAACTCCGGACCATTACCAAGACATATTGCAAAAGCAGTGGAAGAAAATGACTTGGTGGTCAGCTCTGTACTTTCAGGAAATAGAAATTTTGAAGCTCGTGTTCACCCACAAGTAAAGATGAACTACCTCATGTCACCCATGTTGGTAGTAGCTTATGCGCTTGCTGGAAGAGTTGATGTGGATTTGAATAGTGAACCTTTAGGTTACGATCCGAACTTGGAACCTGTTTATCTTAAGGATATCTGGCCAAGTAATGATGAGATTTTTGAAGTTATGAGTAAGGTACTTTCTCCAGCAGATTTTGAGAAAAGCTATGGGGAGATTTTCGAAGGCAATGAGCAATGGAAGAACCTTCAGGCTCCTCAAGATGAGGTTTATCAATGGTCTTCTGAAAGTACCTACATAAAAGAAGCCCCATTTTTCAAAGGACTTTCTGATTCTGTAGAAGAGCCAAAAGACATTATCGGAGCTAATGTATTGTTGAAATTGGGTCATTCGATCACAACAGACCACATTTCACCAGCAGGTGCTTTTGCGGAAAATAGTCCTGCGGGTCAGTATTTGATCAATCGAGGAGTAGAGAAAAAGGACTTCAATTCTTATGGATCAAGAAGAGGCAATGATGAAGTGATGGTAAGAGGAACCTTTGCCAATGTGAGGATCAAAAATCAACTTTCACAGAAAGAAGGAGGGTTTACTACTTTCATTCCTAGTGGTGAAGAAATGAGTGTTTACGATGCCTCCCAAAAATATCAGAAAAATAACACACCACTTATCGTGCTAGCCGGTAAGGAGTATGGAAGTGGATCTTCTAGAGATTGGGCGGCAAAAGGCACAACATTGCTGGGAATAAAAGCAGTCTTAGCAGAAAGCTACGAGAGAATTCACAGGAGCAACTTAGTTGGAATGGGAGTTTTACCATTGCAATATGCTGACAAAGAAACAGCTGATTCGTTGGGCTTGACAGGTAAAGAAAGTTTTACCATAAAAGGCATAAGTGATGGATTATCACCGCTCAAAAAGCTTCAAGTTGATGCAAGAAGAGAAGATGGTTTTTCCACATCATTTGAGGTAGTTTGCCGACTGGATTCAGCCATAGAAATCGAATACTACAAAAACGGAGGTATTCTCCATTATGTCCTAAGAGAATTCCTCTCCAAGTAA